GGCGGCATGAAGTGGCCGGTGCGGTGCGCGAGGCGGTCGCCGACCAGGTCGTGGCTGCCGCTGAGGTGGACGAAGAACGCGTCCGGGCAGCCGGCGCGCAGCACGTCGCGGTAGCGGCGCTTGAGGGCGGAGCAGGTCACGACTCCCCCGCTGCCGTCCCGGGAGCGGTCGCCGAGCCACGTGCCGAGGGCGCGCAGCCAGGGTTCCCGGTCCTGGTCGTCGAGCGGGACGCCGGCGCTCATCTTGGCGATGTTCGCGGCGGGGTGGAAGTCGTCGGCCTCCGCGTACGGGAGGCCGAGGCGGTCCGCGAGCAGTCGGGCGACGGTGGTCTTCCCGACTCCGGAGACGCCCATCACCACGATGACGGGCGGCTGCTGGTTCTCGGCGCTGAGAGCCATGGGTGGTGCTCCTGTCCTTGCCTGCTTGCGTGGGCAACCTTGACTCAAAGGTATGACTTATTCAAGTGGTCGATACTTAATCGTCATACTTTTAGATGGGGGTGGGCCTGGATAGGCTGGGCGGATGGAGATCCAGGGCCTTCCCGGCCGCCTGCTTGCCGCCCTCGGTCCGGCGATCGCCTCCGGCGAACTCCCCGAGGGGACGGTCCTGCGCGCGGAGGAGCTGGAGGCGCAGCACGGGGTGTCCCGCACCGTGGTGCGGGAGGCGGTGCGCATCCTGGAGTCGATGCGGATGGTCGAGCCGCGCCGCCGGGTCGGCATCACCGTCCGCCCGCAGGGCGACTGGGACGTGTTCGACCCGCTGGTGATCCGCTGGCGGCTGGCCGGCGCGGGCCGCTCCGCGCAGCTTCGCTCGCTCGGCTCGCTGCGGGTCGCGGTGGAGCCCGCCGCGGCGGCGCTCGCCGCCCGCCACGCCGGCGACGACGACCGCCGCGAACTCAGCGCCCTGGCCGTCGAACTGACCGTCACCGCGCGCGCCGCCGACCTGGAGTCCTTCCTGGCGCACGACATCGCCTTCCACGCCGCGATCCTCCGGGCGTCCGGCAACGAGATGTTCGCGCACCTCAAGGACACCGTCGGCGCCGTCCTCACCGGCCGCACCGAGCACCGGCTGATGCCGCACCGGCCGCGCGAGTACGCGGTCCAGCTGCACCGGGAGGTGGCCGAGGCGATCTGCGCCGGCGACCCGGAGGCCGCGGAGCGGGCGATGCGCACCATCGTGCTCGGCGCCCTGGAGGAGCTGGACGCGACCCTGCCCGACTGAGCGCCGACCCGCGCGTTCCCGACCGACCGCCAGCTCCGCCGGACCGACCCGCTCCCCTGCCGGAATGGCCCGCTTGCGTACGGGAATACGATCCTGGACGGAGGCTTCCGGGACGTCGGCGCGACACGCCCGCCGATGGCTGGATTCGGCCGGGTGCCGGCATGGTCCCGGCCCGTCGGGGCAGGTCTGCTGGGCACGGGCGAGGGACCGACAGGGGGTTGGCGATGGCGGCTGGTCGGCGCGGCCGACTGCCGGACGAGGTGCGGGGCGCCGCCGTCCGGGCCGGACTGGCGTTCGCGTTCACGGTGGTGACGGTGATCGTCGCGCTGTTCGCCTCCTGGGCGCACACCGACCTCCTCACCCCGGCACTGGCGCTGATGGCGCTCGGCGTGTTCCTCACCGCCTGGTGCCTGATCGACGTGGCGGTCTCCCGGCAGGTCGCGGCCTCCCGCCGCCGCGCCCCCAACTCGACCGGGCCGCTGGACGGTTCGCGGCGCTGACCGGCCCGGCCCGGCACCCGTGGGCGTCAGGGCTGCTGGTGGCGGCCCGGGGTGGTGCCGAAGGCGTGCCGGAACGCCTCGATGAAGGCGCTCGGCGAGCGGAAGCCGCAGGCGGCGGCGGTCGCCGTGACGGAGCGGCCCTCGGCGAGCAGCACCAGGGAGTGCTGGAGCCGCAGTTGGGTGCGCCACTGCGGAAAGCCCAGCCCGAGTTCGCGGCGGAACAGCCGGCTCAGGGTGCGCTCGGCGGCGCCGACGGCCCGGCCCAGCTCCGCCAGCGAACGCTCGTCGGCGGGATCGGCGGCCAGCAGCCCCGCCACCTCCCGCAGCCGCGGGTCCGCCGGCTGCGGGAGCCCGAGCGGGAGTTCGGGGGCGTGCGCGAGCTGGTCCAGCGCGGCCTGCTCCAGCGTGCGGGCCGGACGCCCGGTGGGGGCGTCGGGCCCGGTGAGGTGCGCGATGATCTCGCGCAGCAGCGGGGTGACGGCCAGCACGGCGGGCCCGGCCAGCCGCAGCGGATTCGTCGCGGCCGGGAACACCAGACACCTCAACTCGCTCGGCCCGTGTGCCTGCTGGGCGTGCGGCACACCCGCCGGCAGCCACACCGCCCGGTGCGGCGGCACCACCCACTGCCCGTGCGGCGTGCTCACCCGCAGCACACCCAGGCCCGGGCTGATCAGCTGGTTGACCTCGTGCCAGTGCCACTCGATCCGCTCCCGGTTCGCCAACGGGCGGCGGCTCGGGGCGACTTCCTTCAGGTGCGCCGGCTCCGGGTGCCCGTCGGAGGCTTGGCGGGTTGGCGACATGGATTGGCAGAATACCGGAAGCCCGCACGGCAGTGCGGCGGCCAGGCTGGTCGCATGACGATCGAGACGGCCGGCGTGTGGCGCCGGATGCGGATGTGGGGCACGGCGCACGCCGTGGACGACCTCTACCAGGGCCTGGTGCCCGCGGTGGTCCCGTACTTCGTGCTGGAGCGCGGCTACGGGTACGTCGCCGCGGGCGGGTTGACGCTGGCGGCGACGCTCGGCAGCGCGATTCCGCAGCCGCTGGTCGGGCTGCTGGTGGACCGCCGACCGCTGCCCTGGCTCTCCGCCGCCGGGCTCGCGCTGGCCGGCCTCGGCGTCGGCCTGAGCGGGCTCGCCGACGGGTACGCGCAGGTGTGGCTGCTGGTGCTGCTCTCCGGGCTCGGCGTCGCGGCCTTCCACCCCGCCGCCGGGCGGGCCGCCCGGGAGGCGGCCGGGGACTCGGCCGGCGCGATGAGCGTCTTCGCCGCGGGCGGCAGCGCCGGCTTCTTCCTGGCGCCCGTCCTGGCCACCCCGCTGCTGGCCGCCTGGGGCGTGCGGGCGACCGCGGTGTTCGTGCTGCCGGCCCTGCTGATGGCGGCGTTCCTGTTCCGCGCCCGGCACCGCACGTACGCGCACGCCGGCGGCGGGGCGAAGCGCACCGGCAAGGACCGGTGGGGTCCGTTCATGGTGCTGACGGGCGTCGAGATCGTCCGCTCGGTGGTCTTCTTCGGCGTCAGCACCTTCATCGAGCTGTACTGGCTCCGCCAGTTGCACGCCTCCCACCTGCTGGCGGGCGCCGCCCTCACCTGCTTCCTGCTCGGCGGCGTGGCCGGCACCCTCGGCGGCGGCCGGCTCGCGGACCGGATCGGCATGGTGCGCACCGCCCAGTGGGGCACCGCGCTCACCGTCCCGGCCCTGGTGCTGCTGCGGGTGACACCGGGTCAGTGGGCGCCGCTGCTGTTCGCGGTGCTGGCCGGGGCGACGCTCAACCTGCCCTTCGCCGTCCTGGTCAAGCTCGGCCAGGACTACCTGCCCACCCGCCCCGGCACCGCCGCCGGCGTCACCCTCGGCCTGGCCGTCAGCGTCGGCGGCCTGATCGCCCCGCTGTTCGGCCTGCTCGCCCAGCACCACGGCCCGCAGGGCGTCCTGGCCCTCCTCCCGGCGATCCCGCTGCTGGGCGTCGCCCTCGGCGCGTTCATGGTCGAACCGGGCCGTTGGAAGGACGAGGACGCGGCGTCGCTCCGCGAACTGGCCGGGCGGGCCTAGGCTGGCGGGCATGAGCCCTTCGATCGCCACCAATACCCGGGTGGAGCTGGCCGAACTGCTGGAGTTCGTCCGCCCGCGCCACCGCGCGCTGCTGATCACCCGCCGTGCCGACGGCACCCCGCAGGCCTCGCCGTTGACCTGCGGGGTGGACGACTCCGGCCGAATCGTCCTGTCCACCTACCCGGAGCGGGCGAAGACCCGCAACGCCCGGCGCGACGCCGCGGTGAGCGTGGTGGTGCTGTCGGACGAGTGGAACGGCCCGTGGGTGCAGGTGGACGGCGAGGCCGAGGTGCTGGACATGCCGGAGGCGCTGGAGCCGCTGGTGGAGTACTACCGGAACATCGCCGGCGAGCACCCGAACTGGGCCGAGTACCGCGAGGCGATGCGCCGGCAGGACAAGTCGCTGATCCGGATCACCCCGCGCCGCTGGGGCCCGATCGCGACCGGCGGCTTCCCGGCCCGCCTGGTGGAGCAGTAGCGGCCCGGTCCGGGACCGCCCTAGGGCGCGTATCTGGTTGTGATCAATTTGCAGGTTCTGCCCTCGTAGTGGGCC
The DNA window shown above is from Streptomyces sp. TLI_171 and carries:
- a CDS encoding gluconokinase; the protein is MALSAENQQPPVIVVMGVSGVGKTTVARLLADRLGLPYAEADDFHPAANIAKMSAGVPLDDQDREPWLRALGTWLGDRSRDGSGGVVTCSALKRRYRDVLRAGCPDAFFVHLSGSHDLVGDRLAHRTGHFMPPSLLDSQYATLEPLQADEQGTVLDVGADPETLVDRAVSALPR
- a CDS encoding FadR/GntR family transcriptional regulator; translation: MEIQGLPGRLLAALGPAIASGELPEGTVLRAEELEAQHGVSRTVVREAVRILESMRMVEPRRRVGITVRPQGDWDVFDPLVIRWRLAGAGRSAQLRSLGSLRVAVEPAAAALAARHAGDDDRRELSALAVELTVTARAADLESFLAHDIAFHAAILRASGNEMFAHLKDTVGAVLTGRTEHRLMPHRPREYAVQLHREVAEAICAGDPEAAERAMRTIVLGALEELDATLPD
- a CDS encoding helix-turn-helix transcriptional regulator; this encodes MSPTRQASDGHPEPAHLKEVAPSRRPLANRERIEWHWHEVNQLISPGLGVLRVSTPHGQWVVPPHRAVWLPAGVPHAQQAHGPSELRCLVFPAATNPLRLAGPAVLAVTPLLREIIAHLTGPDAPTGRPARTLEQAALDQLAHAPELPLGLPQPADPRLREVAGLLAADPADERSLAELGRAVGAAERTLSRLFRRELGLGFPQWRTQLRLQHSLVLLAEGRSVTATAAACGFRSPSAFIEAFRHAFGTTPGRHQQP
- a CDS encoding MFS transporter yields the protein MTIETAGVWRRMRMWGTAHAVDDLYQGLVPAVVPYFVLERGYGYVAAGGLTLAATLGSAIPQPLVGLLVDRRPLPWLSAAGLALAGLGVGLSGLADGYAQVWLLVLLSGLGVAAFHPAAGRAAREAAGDSAGAMSVFAAGGSAGFFLAPVLATPLLAAWGVRATAVFVLPALLMAAFLFRARHRTYAHAGGGAKRTGKDRWGPFMVLTGVEIVRSVVFFGVSTFIELYWLRQLHASHLLAGAALTCFLLGGVAGTLGGGRLADRIGMVRTAQWGTALTVPALVLLRVTPGQWAPLLFAVLAGATLNLPFAVLVKLGQDYLPTRPGTAAGVTLGLAVSVGGLIAPLFGLLAQHHGPQGVLALLPAIPLLGVALGAFMVEPGRWKDEDAASLRELAGRA
- a CDS encoding PPOX class F420-dependent oxidoreductase — its product is MSPSIATNTRVELAELLEFVRPRHRALLITRRADGTPQASPLTCGVDDSGRIVLSTYPERAKTRNARRDAAVSVVVLSDEWNGPWVQVDGEAEVLDMPEALEPLVEYYRNIAGEHPNWAEYREAMRRQDKSLIRITPRRWGPIATGGFPARLVEQ